The following DNA comes from Halalkaliarchaeum sp. AArc-CO.
GTTCTTCCTGCTCGCGGTGGGGTACAGCGTACCCCCGGCCCGGTTCAAAACCACGCCGTTTCTGGATTCACTCTCCAACGGGCTGTACGTTCTCCCGGGGATCGCCGCCTACGTGACCGTCGCCGGGGGACAGCCGCCGGTGGCGGGGGTCGTCGGCGCGTGGCTGTGGACGATGGGGATGCACACGTTCTCGGCGATCCCCGACATCGAACCCGACCGCGCGGCGGGAATCCAGACGACGGCGACTGTCCTCGGCGAAACGCGGACGTTCGGCTACTGTGGCGGCGTCTGGCTGCTGTCCGCGGTCGGGTTCGGTCTCGTCGACCTCCGTCTCGGTGCGCTTCTGCTGGTGTATCCCGCGGCGGTGCTTGTCGTCTATCGCTCCGACGTTGACGTCGCCCGAGCATACTGGTGGTATCCGACACTCAACACGCTCGTCGGCACCGTTCTAACGCTCGGGGCGCTGTGGCGGATCGTTCCGCTCACGGAGGTGATCGCGTGAGCGGACGTACCGTCCCCGAATGGGTCTCTATCGGAGCGGTCCGCGACCGACTGCCGAACACGCGACGGGAGTTCGAACGGGCACTCGACCGCACGGTCGACGAGAACCGATTCACGATCGCGGTCCTCTTCCCGACGGTCGGCGGGCTGCTCCTGGTCGCCAGTGCGGAGGGGCTGCTTCCGGAACCTCTCGCCTTCAACCCCTGGTTACTCCTGGTCGGCGTCGCAGTGATGCGGTCGCCGCTCGTGGCCGGCGTGGCACCTCTGGTCGACCGGCGGGCCGGTGCGTGGCTCGGGTTGCTCGTCGCGTACACCTATGTGATCGAACACGTCGGTGTCCGGACGGGCTGGCCGTACGGCCACTTCGAGTACGGAATCAGCCTCGGCCCGATGGTGGGGGGCGTTCCCCTCGCGTTGCCGCTGTTTTTCATTCCCCTCGTGGCGAACGCGTACCTGCTTTGCCTACTTTTGCTGGGGTCGCGGGCGAACTCGACCCCGATCCGGCTCGCGACCGTCATCGGGTTCGTCATCGCGATGGACGCCGTCCTCGATCCCGGTGCAGTCGCACTCGGATTCTGGGAGTACGACGGCGGTGGGATCTTCTATGAAGTCCCACTGTCGAACTACGCAGGATGGGTGCTGTCTGCGACGGTCGCGGTCGTCTCGCTCGATCGGGCGTTCGACCGTACTGGATTGCGTTCGCGCCTTCGTTCGACGCCGTTCATGCTCGACGACATGGTGAGTTTCGTGATCCTGTGGGGCGGCATCAACGTCTGGTTTGGCAACCCGATCCCCGCGCTGCTTGCGGCGGCGATGGCTGCGGGTCTGATCGCGACTGATCGCTTCGACTCGGAACTGCTGTGGCCGTGGCGCGACTGACGGACTTCGTGTGTCACCACGACCGGTGTCTCGGCGCGAAAACGTCTTGTCCGT
Coding sequences within:
- a CDS encoding prenyltransferase, which produces MGWDRLSYLITLSRPRFWLYLAGPVVVAVAFGATTVSELFTVETVLLAVYFLVPANVLLYGVNDVFDAEIDAVNPKKEAREARWTGDWFVLLVVIASGLLGVGLFAITPTGAWPWLAGFFLLAVGYSVPPARFKTTPFLDSLSNGLYVLPGIAAYVTVAGGQPPVAGVVGAWLWTMGMHTFSAIPDIEPDRAAGIQTTATVLGETRTFGYCGGVWLLSAVGFGLVDLRLGALLLVYPAAVLVVYRSDVDVARAYWWYPTLNTLVGTVLTLGALWRIVPLTEVIA
- the cruF gene encoding bisanhydrobacterioruberin hydratase — encoded protein: MSGRTVPEWVSIGAVRDRLPNTRREFERALDRTVDENRFTIAVLFPTVGGLLLVASAEGLLPEPLAFNPWLLLVGVAVMRSPLVAGVAPLVDRRAGAWLGLLVAYTYVIEHVGVRTGWPYGHFEYGISLGPMVGGVPLALPLFFIPLVANAYLLCLLLLGSRANSTPIRLATVIGFVIAMDAVLDPGAVALGFWEYDGGGIFYEVPLSNYAGWVLSATVAVVSLDRAFDRTGLRSRLRSTPFMLDDMVSFVILWGGINVWFGNPIPALLAAAMAAGLIATDRFDSELLWPWRD